A single Leptolyngbya ohadii IS1 DNA region contains:
- a CDS encoding PrsW family intramembrane metalloprotease — MTQPDRKNGNLPARRKISLTALFPYQKIFRPELYRSAIVRLLLFLGLVPLAINLLAAQVPLSHVAWLTGIYCAIVWALLLYHLIQPTRVSWKRTIAGVLFTVFISIPVLLMVQRLPPFNLLYGAVGQGLSGRLVGFVLGVGVLEEICKAIPVLLMIAVRPKNLRPRNRRSPDSSPNLQLPDPRTAAFYGAMCGLGFAVAESGAYSVQYAIALMRGQLDLGLYLAANTIRFVSLPLFHAVLTGIVGYFIGLSLEYPGEYSGRRLLLGVGLAIVAVLHGLYNAFSGGLSGLAIIGFSLALFIAYLDADSSPRRGS, encoded by the coding sequence ATGACGCAGCCCGATCGCAAAAATGGTAACTTACCTGCTCGTCGCAAAATTTCGCTGACTGCCCTGTTTCCCTATCAGAAAATATTTCGCCCGGAACTCTATCGCAGTGCGATCGTGCGGTTGCTCCTGTTTCTGGGACTGGTGCCGCTGGCAATCAATCTGCTGGCTGCCCAGGTGCCCCTCAGCCATGTTGCCTGGCTAACTGGAATTTATTGCGCGATCGTTTGGGCGCTGTTGCTCTATCACCTAATCCAGCCAACCCGCGTTTCCTGGAAAAGGACGATCGCCGGGGTTTTGTTTACGGTGTTCATCAGTATTCCGGTGCTGCTAATGGTGCAGCGATTGCCGCCCTTCAATTTGCTCTATGGTGCAGTAGGGCAGGGTCTGTCGGGGCGTCTGGTAGGGTTTGTGCTGGGAGTTGGGGTGCTGGAGGAAATCTGTAAGGCAATTCCAGTGCTGCTGATGATAGCCGTCCGTCCGAAAAATCTTCGTCCCCGAAATCGCCGTTCTCCTGATTCCTCCCCAAACCTGCAATTGCCCGATCCCCGTACCGCCGCCTTTTATGGGGCAATGTGTGGACTGGGGTTTGCAGTTGCCGAAAGTGGTGCCTATTCCGTGCAGTATGCGATCGCCCTCATGCGCGGACAGCTTGACCTGGGTTTGTATCTGGCAGCCAATACGATTCGCTTTGTGTCGCTGCCTCTGTTTCATGCGGTGCTGACGGGCATTGTGGGCTACTTTATTGGGCTGTCACTGGAGTATCCTGGCGAGTATTCCGGTCGTCGCCTGCTGCTGGGCGTGGGTTTAGCGATTGTTGCTGTGCTGCACGGACTCTACAACGCCTTCTCCGGCGGACTGTCGGGTTTAGCCATTATCGGATTTAGCCTGGCGCTGTTTATTGCCTACCTCGATGCCGATTCGTCCCCGCGTCGGGGCAGCTAG